DNA sequence from the Lycium barbarum isolate Lr01 chromosome 5, ASM1917538v2, whole genome shotgun sequence genome:
GGAGAATAAGGTATAGGTTATGAGTACATCCCTGTTGATAACTAAGTAACTgtattttttttgcctttttcagGCATCAAATTCAGGATGTGGTGCTATCTCACCAATTGGACCAAGAAGATCTTTACATGGAAGTAACAATAATGTGTGACCGAGTAACGATTAGAAATCATTTTTAGGATCAACTTTGATTTTTTTCGGgtataataattgttgaataACACTTTGAAACTTGTATTTTGATGATgtaattttggaatgttgaataACACTTTAAAACTTTAGTATTTTGATGATGTAATTTTGGAGCACTTTTGTTTTATATGACTAATATTTTGCTTATTTGATCTTTTATATAGTGTTAGAATTATTATGAAGTGTTATCGGAATTTAACTGTATAGGGTGCATGAAATAGGATGTGAATATGGAATGACAAAATTGAGAAAATTAATTATTGTAATAAAATAAACACTTTATGGAATTGAACAATTACTGCAGTTACAACCACCGTGATATGAAGATGAGATTTCAATTATGGTGGTTTTAAAGTGCCGCTTTTAAAAAAAATGCCACATTAACCAATATATTGCAGCGATTATTTAAAAACCGCCGTATTACCGTAATACGTTTGTGGCAGACGGGATTACAGCGTTTTCTCAAGCCGCCTTAAAACTAATAGTAAAAATAACCGTCGTAGTTACCCTGTTTGTTTGTGTCGTAATTACCCTGTTTGTTTGTAGTGATGATTTCTAATAACAAACCTAGATATTCATTTTCTTTTATGGCAAAACAGAATCTAATGACTATTACTTCATAATACTTGAAACAGAAAATCAAGCTAGCACTAGACGTTCCTAAACTAACATATACGGAGTATTCTTTTGCAGAATTTAAAAATGAAGTGAGGAAGAGAGGACAAGTTTTGACCTTCTCTGGTGCAACAAATCTATACGGGTTACCATTTGTGCATCTGTTATCGCTACTAACAAGACTATGACACCAATGAAGGACTAGAATGCCAAaaaatttattcatttttttccggaattttttttccccactttatttgaaaattagcgtttggccatgaatatTCTAAATATAACTTGAAATGTATTTGAAATTTGGAGAACACCTAAAATCCTATTTtaactttcaatacattcaaacaaccaaatattattaGCAAAACTACGATCAAACACAACTACATCTTCAACTCTAACTTTAAAAAttctaaataaagtaaaaaaatatttggtttctatggccaactGCCTACTAACTGTAGGTTCTTTATTTCAAGTTAACGGTAACTTAGGTCGAGCCAATTACAACTACAATCAACACATATTTGTTTCGAATGTAAATGATTAAATATTACATTATTAGTTAAACTTTCAAATCCAATTTATTCAAGATGTACTTATTATTTACTACAAGTTGAAGGTCCAAGAATATGTGTGTAGATTGCCTctttatttctttaattaaattaatttgtTCTCTCTTTTTTGTTAGGCAAGTGCCATTGCCCAGTTTCTAAATAAACTGGCTGACAAGCGTGACGTTGAGAGACGGCGTAGAGTGGACCTTTACTAAGCTAAGATGATGAGTTACGCATACCCTCAAGCTGTGGCACCTACCATTTTTGACATTTCCCATTGTCAACTCCTCAAACAAtgtctactttgttatctaattATCCAcctcctcattttttttttagttttttcacTCGCTATGCAGTACTTGATACTCCTATTAGGGCCTGACTAAATTCGAATTTCATGTCGAAATATCACACATCGGAGAGTAAAGTGCTTCCTATTAAAGACGAGTTCGTACTCAGCTCAGCTCGAACCCGAAACTCTGATTAAAGGTGAAGGAATAATTACCACTCTATCACAATCATTTTTGGTTCGCCTCTTCATTTTTATATTCCTTTGTATTACGGTATGCTTTTGTATTaatgttatgtttttttttttttttggtaaatcaGTATTAATGTTATGTTATTGACTCGTGTACATGATATAGagtcaaataataaataaatagtgATAGGTATTATTTATTACTGAACGTACCATCGACGAATGAAAGATTTTTCATAAAAACATATAAGCAAGAGAAATTGATCTTAGTTATTGCTTGCTCAAAAGCTGaattttataattaatttttGAAAACTCAAACAAACAGACCTAATTTAACGATAATTTTGTAGCCTTGTTTTTCAAGTACTAAAGATCtacttttaaaattaaataaataatctaaGATGATGAGTATCTAAAACTACCTACATTCACAAGTAGAGGTAAGAATTGCATTCCATCTTCATACTCCACTTGTAGGACTACACTGAAtatcttgttgttgttgagtacttaaactatgtatataatataccGCATGGGTAAAATAAAAATGCTACCACGCCTACAAACAAATATTCAAACACATACGGGGCAACTTCCatttttatttttggtaaataCTTATTCACACTCAGTTTGAGTAtttatataaataatttataGCATTAATAATTAAGGATTAAACTAAGAATACATATTTAGCTATAATTAGATTAAAAAATACATGTTATATTCATTAATTTGACACAAACCAAAATTTGGACAGGTAGCGGAAGCAAGCCAAAACTCTCTCTATAGATAAGTACCAAAGTACTTGTACTCCACTCAGTTTGTCCCTCCCTTAATTCTCAAAGTCAACTCCATCTTTTGTTTATTTTCTTTCTCTAACAAACTCTAGGTAAAAAAGGGCAAAAAGATAGAGAAAATGGAAGCTGATTGGGATCTAACTGCAGTGGTAAGAGGCTGTGCCGCCACCAGCTCCTCCTGTAGCAGCAGTACCACAAGCACCACTATTTCTACCTCTACAAATGTTCATAAAGTTGACAACTTTATTTGCTTTCAAGAATATTCCTTTGAGCCGAGATTTGACAAAACCCCTGCTGTTGAAGAGTTGCATGATCTTGACAAGCCTTTTGTCCCCAAATCACCACCAAAACAAACTTCACATGGTCACAACTCAAGAATCAAGAGGAGGTAATTTGAGTTTTCCTTTTTAAAAGATTTTTCCAAAGGAAATTATTACTCCACTGTCCCATTTACGtagtattgttttttttttttttaaattttgactatGAATTTAAATATGAAAACTTTTAAGTCTcttgaaataaaatttaaaaaatactataagtcatAATAACAAGGGTGTCTCAAAAAAATTATTGGTCTaaattaaagtcaaattttaTTAAGATACTTCAAGTAATATGCACACACACAAAAAATAGTGTTGGATCTTTTTTACTTTTACATACTTGTTATTATTCAAGTTACTAAGATGTTAGCCATGTGTTTGCGATAAATTACCTTGGACGCTGttgtaaattttttatttattaatatgAAAACTTGAGTAGTTTAATTCaaagttttcaaatatttttattaaaagtaagtaatttttttttttttttgtataatcaTAAACTTCACTATGAATTTTTTTTGGGCCCTAAGCATAGACTTTACTAATAATTGacaaataaaaattatttaaagaGCATTTGAATTGCGATCAAATTTTTTCTTATTTGACTTTTGAAATGCCAACAATATCACGTAAAGGGAGTACTATTAATGATCAAAGTCCTTTTTAATGGAAAGAGTGTTGGCATGTACCCATATCATAAATCTGTTTTtctcacacttttttttttttttttttggattttctttgttgttcttttttttccttcagaAAGAAGCAGTTGAAGAGAGTATGTGAGGTCTCTGCCGAGGGTTTATCTTGTGACAAGTGGTCTTGGAGAAAATATGGACAAAAACCCATCAAAGGCTCTCAATACCCTAGgtcagttctttttttttttttttttttttttgagttctagGTTCCTCACAttaatttataaattaaaaaaaaaaagagaaaaagatttATAGTCTGTTTGGGCAAGTATTTGCTGAGCCAAAAACACTTTTATGAAAATTTAAAGTGTTTCGTCAAACGAAAAATACTTCTTTTGAGCTATAATTGAAGTTTTTCTGATGTTGGGGAGAAGACAAATTAGAGCTTTTTCTCAGAAgaagaaaattaattttttcaagATAAAAATAACTTCATCACTAATatttatttatcaaattacccttattaattttaaaaaacaTATCT
Encoded proteins:
- the LOC132642364 gene encoding WRKY transcription factor 22-like, encoding MEADWDLTAVVRGCAATSSSCSSSTTSTTISTSTNVHKVDNFICFQEYSFEPRFDKTPAVEELHDLDKPFVPKSPPKQTSHGHNSRIKRRKKQLKRVCEVSAEGLSCDKWSWRKYGQKPIKGSQYPRGYYKCSSLKGCLARKQVDRNRSDPNTFIVTYTSEHNHPTPTHRSSLSGIARQKPVNSQASSAGDG